The following are from one region of the Quercus robur chromosome 1, dhQueRobu3.1, whole genome shotgun sequence genome:
- the LOC126717744 gene encoding uncharacterized protein LOC126717744, with translation MSTHWFIFLSILCVTAFRFYIFDLLVTNNSPILPKFRVDSVSVSNFSYFDSNSSVTGNWNAQFSIYNPNNWMTISYETSLFHASGFNSETRIPAFNQSRLSQTFVDATFASRDDYVDRGALRDINLDGTPGSITFNVMLVTGFKFMATGSGQLVDLGSDYFTVWCEGLVVSLSPSYSSASGSGKLVKPRDCDVF, from the coding sequence ATGTCAACTCATTGGTTCATCTTCCTCTCCATCCTATGCGTGACCGCATTCCGCTTCTACATCTTTGACCTCCTCGTCACCAACAACAGCCCTATCTTGCCAAAGTTCCGAGTCGACTCAGTCTCCGTCTCCAACTTCTCCTACTTCGACTCCAACTCCTCCGTCACCGGAAACTGGAACGCCCAGTTCTCCATCTATAACCCCAACAACTGGATGACCATCTCCTACGAAACCTCGCTCTTTCACGCATCCGGGTTCAATTCCGAGACCCGAATCCCTGCCTTCAACCAGTCCAGGCTTAGCCAGACGTTTGTCGATGCTACGTTCGCCTCTAGAGACGATTACGTGGACAGAGGGGCACTCCGTGACATCAACTTGGACGGCACACCTGGCTCAATCACTTTCAATGTGATGCTTGTTACTGGGTTTAAATTCATGGCTACTGGAAGTGGACAACTTGTAGATTTAGGGAGTGACTATTTCACGGTTTGGTGCGAAGGTTTggttgtttctctctctccatcatATAGCAGTGCCTCCGGGTCAGGGAAGCTG